CCACGAGCCGAGCCGTACCTGCCTCAGCGGTGGGCTTTGATAGCAACATTGACTCTTGGCGCACAATTGACGCGCGTTATAACTTCAACTTTAACGTTGGAGACACCCAAGCTGTCTTAACCTTGGGTGGTAAGAACCTTACCGATGAGGAAGCACCTCGTGTGTATGACGCGGCCAACTTCAGCTACGATCCTAAGCAACATGATCCACGTGGCCGTATCTACTACGCTCGTGTGAAGTTCGCGCTCTAAGTAAAACGCGTATGATTAAAGCCGCCTACGGGCGGCTTTTTTTTGTCTTAAGGAATGACGATGCCGGCAAATTTTGGTTCAGATAATGGAGCGGGAGCGCACCCCCTTATTCTTGACGCGCTTTTGCACGCCTCACAAGGAAGCGTTGCTGCATATGGAAATGATGACCTAACGACCGACGTTGAACGTCAATTGGCCGAGCTATTTGACTGCGACATCACAGTGCTCCTCTTGGGCACGGGGACGGCGGCAAACTGCGTGGGACTTGCGACACTCTGTTCCGCTTTTGGTGGTATTTACGCCCACCAAGAGGCGCACATTGTTAACGATGAGTCGACAGCACCGGAGTTTTATACAAGTGGCGCTCGACAGATCACCGTAGGGGGCTTGGCCGCCAAGCCCGACCTAACTGAACTTACTCGCACTATCGAGGTGTCCGGGGCCAGAGGTGTTCACTCGGTAAAACCGTCTGTGCTGGCACTCTCTAACCTCACTGAACTGGGTGCCCGGCTCTCGGCTACTGAAATTGCAGCCTATGCGGAGCTCGCGAAGTCCAAAGGAATGAAATTATTTGTCGACGGGGCCCGGTTTGCCAATGCTGTTGCAGCCGGGAGCGAAAGCCCAGCTGATTTAACCTGGCGGTCGGGTGTTGATGCGCTGAGCTTTGGCGCAACCAAAAACGGTGCACTGGCGGCCGAAGCATTAGTCTTCTTCAATCCCAAGGATGCAGAGCTTGCGCCGTACCACAGAAAGCGAGGTGGGCATTTATGGTCAAAACAACGTTTCCTTGCTGCCCAGTTTGATGCTTATCTGAACGACCACTTATGGCTTAAGTTGGCCACACACGCCAATGAGAAAATGCGTTATCTCCGTAGCGAGCTTGAGGCTGTGACGGGTGTTACCGTTTTGTCAGGTGGTGATGGCAACGAGCTTTTTGTATCGATGGACGACGCACTTGCTGAGGCACTACACGCAAAAGGACATACCTTTTACGCTTGGCCATCGTTACCAAAGGCCTTTCGCTTAGTGACCTCATTTATCACAGAGCAGGAAGAGATCGATGAATTCGTTGTAGATATTCAGACCTATTCAAAGGCCTAAGCGTTCGCTCGTCACCACAGGAGCGGGGCCATGAGCCATGGCAGATCGGAGGGGGTGTTATTGAGCTACCCAGGATGCCGAGGTGAGCTCGTTCTCATTATCTAGAATCCGGGCATGAAACCGGCTACCCGCGATGACGGGGCCCACACCTGAGGGGGTGCCGGTCATTATGATGTCGCCATCTTCCAAGGTGACAAAGTGGTTAAGCGCTTGGAGAATAACGTCGGGCGGATAAAGCATTTGTCGTGGCCCACCTCTTTGTCTTAGCTCCCCGTCGATGAAAAGCTCGAGCGTCAGATTCGCTAGGTCATCAGGGGCGTCAACGAATTCACTGAACATCGCTGCGCCGTCGAAAGCTTTGGCCCGCTCCCAAGGTAGACCGGCATCTTTCAGCTTTCCCTGCAGCTGCCGCTTAGTGAGATCAAGACCGAACCCCACGCCCGACACCCTACCTCGGTCAATAAGAAGACAGATTTCACCTTCAAAATGGATTGGCTCATCGCGAGTCGCTATAAGGTCCTTGGAGATGGATGTTGCGGGCTTCATGAAGACCGTCATTTCCTCCGACGGCACGCTGTTCATTTCCTCAATGTGGGCCGAGTAGTTCTTTCCAATGCAAATAATTTTATTGGGCCGAATAGGGCTCCCATTGAATGAAACTGTTGTCATGACAAACTCATTAATGCGCCTTTAATAGGTTGTCATTGTTTCATGTCGTCCCGTGACTGTCAGGCGCCTACGGTTCCTTTAAAAGCCAAAGGGTAAATTCGAATTAATAACAACGAACATTCGTCTAATTGAGTAATATATTTCCCAATCGGATCTCGCCAAGCGCAGGTTCTCGAAGTAGTCTTGAGCGACTCTAACAATAAACGGCGGTATTAAAATGCGGTTGTTCCTTTTCCTCTTAACCCTTGTGTTTGCCGGCAATGCAATGGCGCAAGAAAAACCCAATATGCTCATTATTTGGGGTGATGACATTGGTTTTTGGAACTTATCGACCAACAACATGGGGATGATGGGGTACGAAACACCCAACATCGATCGAATTGCCAACGAGGGCGCAAAATTTACCGATTACTACGGGCAGCAGAGTTGCACGGCAGGTCGATCAGCCTTCATTCTGGGGCAGTCACCCATCAGGACAGGCCTCACCAAAGTAGGTTCACCGGGCGCTGACCTCGGTATTCGACCTGAAGACGTTACCTTGGCATCGCTTCTCAAGGACGAAGGTTATGTGACCGCACAGTTTGGCAAAAATCACTTGGGTGACAAGGACGAGTTTCTACCCACCAACCATGGTTTCGATGAGTTTTTTGGCAACCTCTATCATCTGAACGCTGAGGAAGAGCCGGAGGACCCTGACTACCCCTCTGACAATGCATTACTCGTTAAGCTCTTTTCACCGCGTGGCGTGATTCACAGCTTCGCAGATGGAGACATCGTCGATACCGGTCCGTTGACTCGTGAGCGCATGAAAACGGTCGATCGGGAGTTTAAGCTTGCCGCACTCGATTTCATGACTCGTGCGGTCGACCAAGGTAAGCCCTTTTTCCTTTGGTACAACACCACGAGAATGCACTTCTTTACCCACACTGCTGATGACGAGCGCGGACTCTCTGGTCAAGGTTTCTATAACGACGCTATGGTCGGACACGACATGATGGTGGGTGAGCTTCTCGATCACCTTGATGCCTTAGGCGTCGCCGACAACACTATTGTGATGTATTCCACGGACAACGGTCCGCATTACAACACATGGCCGGATGCAGCTATTACCCCCTTTAGGAGCGAAAAGAATACGAATTGGGAGGGGGGCTTTCGTGTTCCCGCCATGGTGCGATGGCCGGGTAAGATTAAAGAGGGGCAGATCATCAATGAGATCATGTCGCACGAAGATTGGGTGCCGACACTGCTCGCTGCAGCGGGTCGTCCTAACGTGAAAGAGGAGTTGAAGGCGGGTGTCACGGTCGACGGGAAGCCCTATAAAAATCATCTAGACGGATTCGATTTTCTGCCGTTGCTCACGGGGAAGACTGACGTGGGGCCACGTAAGTCGTTTTTTTATTGGAGCGACGATGGCGTATTGACGGCGATTCGGACGGGTGATTGGAAAGTCGTTTTTGCAGAGCAGCGTGCAAAAGGATTTGCTGTTTGGCGTGAGCAGTTCGATGAGGTACGTATTCCCAAATTGTTCCATTTGCGCCGCGACCCGTTTGAGCGCGCCGATGAGAATGCAGACAATTACGAAGACTGGTGGGTGCGAAAAGTGCCGCCGCGAATTGCAGTTGCGCGCATGGAACTTCAGAAGTTTTTGATGACCTTGGCGCAGTTCCCACCGCGTCAACGGCCTGCAACGTTTGGTGTCGATCAAATGATGGAGCCGCTGTATAACCAGCAAAAGTCAAAAAATCAGTAGTTCAGGACGTTTCACGGTCCGTTATTTGCGCAAGATACAAAAAAGCCCCGATCATAATGATCGGGGCTTTTTTATGGACTGACCTTTATTCGCTAGGAATCAGGGGCTGATGGTCTCGGCGGCGTGGCCGTAAACAACACCGCCGTCAACGGCAATGGTCTCCCCAACAACGTAGTCGCCACTGCGCGCTGCGAGATAAATGGCGACCGCTGCCATATCTTCATCGTGGCCAATACGACCCGCTGGGACACCGCTTCCTACAGCGTCACCAAAATCGCGTGCCGCTTTATTCATCTCCGATGCAAAGGCGCCGGGCGCGATAGCGGTAACGTTGATGCTGTCCTTTATGAGTCGAGTCGCCATACGACGGGTTAGTTGAATGACAGCAGCCTTCGATGCTTGATAACTGTAAGTCTCCCACGGGTTGATACGGATACCATCGATGGAGGCAATGTTAATGACTTTGCCGGGCTGTGCATGTGAGGCGGCCGCTTTCAGTGGTCCGTGCAAAGCTTGTGTCAAAAAGAACAGCGACTTTACGTTGAGGTCCATGACCTTGTCCCAGCCGGCCTCTGGGAACGTAGCAAAGTCCTCACCCCATGCGGCGCCCGCGTTGTTTACAAGGATATCGAGTGACTTCTCATGTTCGAAATAGGCATCGGCGAGCATCTGACAGCCTGCGACTGTGCTGACATCTTGGGGCAGTGAGATACAGTTAGGGCCCAACTCTTCAGCGACGGCGTCGCACACATCGGCCTTGCGTGACGAGATATAAACTTTGGCTCCTTGCGCAATAAAGCCTGCCGCAATCATTTTGCCGATGCCACGAGATCCACCCGTTACCAGCGCTGTTCGTCCTTTCAAAGAAAAAAGAGTTGATGTATCCATTGAGTACCTGTCCCAGATTGTTTTATTAATGATGGAGAGTTATCTAACCACGGATCATTTCTAGAGACACCACATAGCTAACGAATAACCGACATTTCTCTTGCTCGAGACTGTGTGCGAAGCATGATAAGCACCGAGCTGATACTGACGCCCGTGAGGGTTAGCAAGACAGCGGTATCGCCGAAGATTGGCCATATCCAGCCCAAAATCCACGGCCCGATCGTTGCTCCCGTTATGGCGCTTAGTAAAACCTTTGCGCCCAATGCGGTTCCACCATGTCCTGTCATAAGCATCCACGCATACGCGTTTGGGAATATCAGCCCCATAAAGGCGCCTATAAATGTGGTCTCCGATAACGGGATGACGCCCGCCGTCACCAACAGCAGTGATACACACACTCCGCTCAGCCCAATAAGCGCAAATCCAAGCGTGGTAATCCATCGCGCTAGGGCCGCGGCCCCCAGTCGTACGACAACGAACCAGGCAAAAAAAGCAGCCATATAATTGGCACCAATGAGCTCGTTGTCAGAAGTTTCAACCAACAGCGATGGCATCCAATAGGTGAGACCGGCCTCAAGAAAGAGAATGAAAAAGGCTGTAACAAGAAGGGGCGTCACATTCTGAGCGCGGCGATCAGTTGTCTGCGTTTCAGGTAGTGTGCTTGGCACCCGATCATCGACGCCCCACGCGCCCAACATCACAACGCACGAGAGTGCCGCAATAGCGATGAAAATCTCCTCGCCCGAATAAATGCCCGTGCTGACTAGCCACGGTGCGGCCACGGCCCCCAGTCCATAGGTCGCATTCAAAACATTGAGCAGACCCGCATTTTTCTGAGAAAAATGGGTGACGAATAGGGTATTAAAAGACATTGATAGTCCGCCAAACCCCGCGCCCAAGAGGGGCGCCGCAAGGAGCTTTATTAACCACGAATCGCCCGCGACGACCATGGCGGCCCCGAGACTTAGGGAAAGGCTGGCCATGGCAATGCGCTTGGCATTTCGCCTCTCAAGCCGGCCGATAAGTGCAGAGCCGGTTACGATTGCCGACCCCACCCCGTGAAGGGCAAAGAATAAACCGAGCTCTTCAGGAGAGCGATCGAGCTGCGCCCCCATTTCTGCAACAAATAGCCCTAAGATTCCCTGCTCGAGCCCGATGAGCACGAAGGCGAGAAAGCCAAACGCTAAAATTCGACGAGTAGGAAGCGTTGGCATAAGGCTCTATAGTCGATCATCTGTAATATTTTTTCGTTACAGTTAGGGATTAAGGGGAAGGAAGAGTACAGCCCGTTGGAAAAACGCTCAAAGATTTTATTTGTTTGTACGCACAATCGCTGTCGAAGTGTGCTTGGAGAGGTTATTGCAAACGCACGACACGGCGATGTTTTTGAGGCCTTTAGCGCGGGGAGCGCACCGGTCGGCGAGGTGCACCCGCTAACACTTCAATACCTAAAAGCCCGTGGGTTACCGACTGACGGGCTTGTGAGCCAGTCTTGGCAAGACTTCTCAGACCAACATTTGGACCTTGTCATAACCGTTTGTGACAGTGCGGCAAACGAGGCCTGTCCTCTCTGGATGGGAGAAACCCCTCGGTTGCACTGGGGAATGCCGGACCCCTCAAGAGTCGAGGGCCCTGAGCATAAAGTTCAACAAGCCTTTTTCGATGTTATGGACGCGTTAAACGAGAAATTATTGGAACTTCGCCTATCGGGCGTCTAGCAGCGCCTACTCACATAAGCCCGTTTTTAGGCTTTCCTGCGGGTATTTACTTGAAGGCATTTACTTGAAGACATCGGGATTCGAGACGCTCGATGTGACCGCCCCCACAATGGGGCTTCTTTCGGCGCTTTCGAAGCAGCGATCGATCATCGCATAACGCTCACCCACTCCTGATCGGAAAGAGGGGTGTGTGAAGATGTAAAGGTCTCCTGCACGCAGCGACTCTATGACTCGGGCTGCCAATACGTCAGCATCAATCCCGTTTTTAACTTCATTGGATATACCGACTGACATTGTCTCTTGATCGAGGTCCTCATCCGACATGACGAGTTCTCTATGGCTGGCATCATAATCTGAGGGGCGCACGCGATCAGACAAATAAATACGCGTTTTCACAAAGCCCGGGCAGAGTGTTGCGACTTGAATGCCAGACGGTGCGAGCTCCATTGCCCAGCCTTCTGATAGCCCGGCAACAGCAAGCTTCGTGGCATTGTACGCGCCGCCGAAGGGGAAGCCATTCATACCTGCCATGGATGCGACATTGAGAATCCAGCCGCCACCTGCTTCTTTAATGTGGGGCACCATGGTCTTAACGCCAAAAACCACTCCCATTAAATTCACGTCGATCGTCCAACGCCAGTCCTCTGCAGACTGTTCCTCAATAGGACCGCTCGAACCGCCACCACCAACCCCTGCGTTATTCATGACGGCATGAATAGCACCAAATTTATCTAATGCTGCGCTTGCAACCCGCTCCCAATCACTCTCTTTGCGCGCATCGGCTTCCATGGCTAGTACGTGAATACCCTGCTCAGAGAGGCGTGCTTCGGCCACGCTCAACGTATCGGTCGATACATCAGTAATGACAACATTCATACCTTCGCGTCCAACAGCCTGAGCTACTGCAAAGCCGATGCCCTCAGCACCACCCGATACGACGACTGTTTTTCCCGAAAATAACTCCATTTCACGCTCCCAAGTGTGTTGTATTTTTGTACGACTTACGCACTGCAGAGTAACGCACTGCAAACGATTTCATTCAATTAAGATTAAATAAATCGGTGTTCCCGCCGAGCGCTGTGATGTTGTCGGTAATGGTATGTTCGCGAACCAGACGCTTTAAATAGTCCGGCCCGCCCGCCTTGGGCCCTGTTCCTGATAGCCCATGTCCACCAAAGGGGTTGCTCCCAACGACGGCGCCTACTGTGTCGCGATTGATATATAGATTGCCAATAAGTGCCTCGTCCTCCAGGCGTTTATGGAGACCGTGAAGTCGACTGTGGACACCCATTGTCAGGGCAAAATCGGAAGCGCGGATGTCTTCGATAATGGCCTGTAGTTCCTCGGCGCGATAGCGAATAACATGCAAAATTGGGCCAAATACCTCATTGGAAAGCCTTTTGAGCGAATCGATTTCCCAGGCCTGTGGTGCAACAAAAAAGCCGGTTCCCTGTTTTGAGTGCATCGGTGCTTTTGCGATACATTTGGCACGTGTTTCCAAGTCGGCAATGTGCTGTTTAATCGCATGTTGGGCCTCTCCATCAATTACCGGCCCAATATCGCTCGAGAGCGCTTGCGGGTCGCCTAGGACAAGCTCCGCCATAGCCCCTCGAAGTAGTTCAATCATTTTGTCAGCTACATCTTCTTGCAGGTAGAGAACGCGCAGCGCAGAGCACCGCTGTCCCGCCGAGCGAAATGCCGAGGTAATAACGTCATCAACCACTTGTTCGGGAAGCGCAGTCGAATCGACGATCATGCAGTTAATGCCCCCGGTTTCAGCGACCAGCGGCACAATGGCGCCTGGGCGTGCCGCGAGCGCGCGATTAATGGTG
The Candidatus Paraluminiphilus aquimaris genome window above contains:
- a CDS encoding arsenate reductase ArsC, with translation MEKRSKILFVCTHNRCRSVLGEVIANARHGDVFEAFSAGSAPVGEVHPLTLQYLKARGLPTDGLVSQSWQDFSDQHLDLVITVCDSAANEACPLWMGETPRLHWGMPDPSRVEGPEHKVQQAFFDVMDALNEKLLELRLSGV
- a CDS encoding MFS transporter, whose product is MPTLPTRRILAFGFLAFVLIGLEQGILGLFVAEMGAQLDRSPEELGLFFALHGVGSAIVTGSALIGRLERRNAKRIAMASLSLSLGAAMVVAGDSWLIKLLAAPLLGAGFGGLSMSFNTLFVTHFSQKNAGLLNVLNATYGLGAVAAPWLVSTGIYSGEEIFIAIAALSCVVMLGAWGVDDRVPSTLPETQTTDRRAQNVTPLLVTAFFILFLEAGLTYWMPSLLVETSDNELIGANYMAAFFAWFVVVRLGAAALARWITTLGFALIGLSGVCVSLLLVTAGVIPLSETTFIGAFMGLIFPNAYAWMLMTGHGGTALGAKVLLSAITGATIGPWILGWIWPIFGDTAVLLTLTGVSISSVLIMLRTQSRAREMSVIR
- a CDS encoding SDR family oxidoreductase translates to MDTSTLFSLKGRTALVTGGSRGIGKMIAAGFIAQGAKVYISSRKADVCDAVAEELGPNCISLPQDVSTVAGCQMLADAYFEHEKSLDILVNNAGAAWGEDFATFPEAGWDKVMDLNVKSLFFLTQALHGPLKAAASHAQPGKVINIASIDGIRINPWETYSYQASKAAVIQLTRRMATRLIKDSINVTAIAPGAFASEMNKAARDFGDAVGSGVPAGRIGHDEDMAAVAIYLAARSGDYVVGETIAVDGGVVYGHAAETISP
- a CDS encoding SDR family NAD(P)-dependent oxidoreductase is translated as MELFSGKTVVVSGGAEGIGFAVAQAVGREGMNVVITDVSTDTLSVAEARLSEQGIHVLAMEADARKESDWERVASAALDKFGAIHAVMNNAGVGGGGSSGPIEEQSAEDWRWTIDVNLMGVVFGVKTMVPHIKEAGGGWILNVASMAGMNGFPFGGAYNATKLAVAGLSEGWAMELAPSGIQVATLCPGFVKTRIYLSDRVRPSDYDASHRELVMSDEDLDQETMSVGISNEVKNGIDADVLAARVIESLRAGDLYIFTHPSFRSGVGERYAMIDRCFESAERSPIVGAVTSSVSNPDVFK
- a CDS encoding arylsulfatase, which produces MRLFLFLLTLVFAGNAMAQEKPNMLIIWGDDIGFWNLSTNNMGMMGYETPNIDRIANEGAKFTDYYGQQSCTAGRSAFILGQSPIRTGLTKVGSPGADLGIRPEDVTLASLLKDEGYVTAQFGKNHLGDKDEFLPTNHGFDEFFGNLYHLNAEEEPEDPDYPSDNALLVKLFSPRGVIHSFADGDIVDTGPLTRERMKTVDREFKLAALDFMTRAVDQGKPFFLWYNTTRMHFFTHTADDERGLSGQGFYNDAMVGHDMMVGELLDHLDALGVADNTIVMYSTDNGPHYNTWPDAAITPFRSEKNTNWEGGFRVPAMVRWPGKIKEGQIINEIMSHEDWVPTLLAAAGRPNVKEELKAGVTVDGKPYKNHLDGFDFLPLLTGKTDVGPRKSFFYWSDDGVLTAIRTGDWKVVFAEQRAKGFAVWREQFDEVRIPKLFHLRRDPFERADENADNYEDWWVRKVPPRIAVARMELQKFLMTLAQFPPRQRPATFGVDQMMEPLYNQQKSKNQ
- a CDS encoding fumarylacetoacetate hydrolase family protein, producing MTTVSFNGSPIRPNKIICIGKNYSAHIEEMNSVPSEEMTVFMKPATSISKDLIATRDEPIHFEGEICLLIDRGRVSGVGFGLDLTKRQLQGKLKDAGLPWERAKAFDGAAMFSEFVDAPDDLANLTLELFIDGELRQRGGPRQMLYPPDVILQALNHFVTLEDGDIIMTGTPSGVGPVIAGSRFHARILDNENELTSASWVAQ
- a CDS encoding threonine aldolase family protein, producing MPANFGSDNGAGAHPLILDALLHASQGSVAAYGNDDLTTDVERQLAELFDCDITVLLLGTGTAANCVGLATLCSAFGGIYAHQEAHIVNDESTAPEFYTSGARQITVGGLAAKPDLTELTRTIEVSGARGVHSVKPSVLALSNLTELGARLSATEIAAYAELAKSKGMKLFVDGARFANAVAAGSESPADLTWRSGVDALSFGATKNGALAAEALVFFNPKDAELAPYHRKRGGHLWSKQRFLAAQFDAYLNDHLWLKLATHANEKMRYLRSELEAVTGVTVLSGGDGNELFVSMDDALAEALHAKGHTFYAWPSLPKAFRLVTSFITEQEEIDEFVVDIQTYSKA